AGGAAGTCGGGTAACAACGATGACGAGGAGGAAGGCTGTAGTACCTTAAAGTAGACGTAGAGGGCAGATGTTGAAACCACCATGATCAGCAGGACCACAACATGTCTGATGATGAATTCAGTCAGAGAAACTGAAACTGAGAACAACACAAACTACATTCATTATTAAAAGTCGTTTCATTGAAACCCAAAACTGTTGTTGTGATGTTGAAGcccaaaatgaagcattttcatcagagaaACTAGAACGATGGTGAATGAAGTGGTTTGTGTGAAACCAAGTGGAGGATCAGTTCAAATACCTAAAACAGTCAGACTCAGCTGCTGGCTTTGGAGCGTCAGGTTTTGGGAGTTGATGTGGACGTGGTGAACACAGATGTAATCTCCTTGGTGGGCGTGGCTCGCCTCCAAGAATGAGAAGAGGGCGGAGTTATTGACAGCCGGCAGGGTGTTGTTCAGAGTTGTGGTGGAGTTGTTGAAGATGAGCTGGAAGATCCCGCCTTGGTACAGATGATGGGAGGAGCAAATGATGCTGAAACTGGTACCAAAGAAGACCTGCAACCCCTGATTTCTAGCCTTGGAGACCCCACTGCTGGAAGAGACGGAGATGTTTGGACTTTCCAGGGAATCTGTTGGAgagaagagaaaatgtcaaCTTTCCTGTACAAAGATCCCATCAATGTTGTTCATGTGATAAGTGTGCACTCCTGACTTGCAGCCTTTCAGAAATGAGGAATTTAAGGACAAATCCAAATTGCTTCGTTACCCCTCCAGCTTCTCTCCATTCCTATATTTAGgccttcaagaaaaaaaatagtgtcttcaaatccGGCTGTATCTACTGCacagtgatgtcatcaatagtcactgGTCATCTACGTTAATGTGGATCTTCCagcactcagaaaatacatgaCAACATTTGtgttacaactttaaaaagccacacaaaaacaaaaagtctttacatttaaatgtaaacttgtgtTCAGGCCACACccacatgaaaaaatgtttctcctcCAAATAAAAAACCCTTCctgacaccactacagcttcaaatacCCCGACAGTCGGAGCAATAGGGCGTAGCCAGAATGCAGGGAAGCGATTCAGATTCATTCTAGAATAATCAGAGTGTAGATGGTCTGGACATCCTGAGGACGTCTTACTGTTACGTTTCACGTCTCACAAGCAGCATTTGGGATCTGTCAGTAAGGGGTTAATACTCGCAGATTCCTAAAGACCAGAGTGTGGCGTAAAAGCTCTGTATGACAGCTTCACCAGAACCTCATGAGTTCATGTACATTTCTTCTGAATACTTCAGGATACCATGAAGACAACGGTACGTTCCATCTTCATGACCTCTCTTGAGGTGGTCGTACGAGTCTGTTCACATCTGTTCTCCTCTGAAGATGCAGCAGCTTCTCTCTATGATCCTCCACGGATCCGGATAACCCAAAAACCAGCAGAACCTGGACGGGTGGATGTGACTAAGACCTAGACTGGATTCACTCTGAACACCATTGGCTCAGCAGGAGTTTCCTGTTTCAGCGTTAAGTTAATGTTCAGACCAGATTGGATCAGAAACGATCAGAGGTCCTGCAGCACATTTTGAGCGTCTGCTGCTGCACAGTTTTCTAGCAGCAGCACAATTTGGGAAACGCAGAGAAAATTCTAAAGATTTTTACAAAGATCAAAAGTCTGAACTTTGGTTGATGTGATGTGAAGCTTctccaatcaggaactcagtgTAGTGAcgtgttgatgatgtcatcagtgggtggagtctaaaaccaacatggaggagaagctgatcgTTGATGTTTGTTCTCCTGGACTTTGATATTTATATGGAGACAATAATGAAATttcctctaattttattcttattagtgatgattcaaaatgaaaatttgtggcagaaactgaataaaaatcaaacatttggttGAATACTAAATAGTTACTGAATATCAAATGTGGATGTTTAacttttcatagttttttatatattacatAAAAAGTCCAGACTAAATTTCtgagatgttttttaaataaagtaaatgtttatttcatattCTTCTAAAGCCTTTCCAGTATCTCAGTGTTCTTCATTGATTTCAAGCTGAATTTAAAGTTAACAGGGTTAAAgtatggagtcaaatcaggaACAGTTATAACTGAATGAAAAACAGATGATAAATttgatcattagaaaaataacaattttaacaaaacttgAATAATAGCTCTGCGaaagactggcgacctgtccagggtgtaccccgccttcgcccatcagtattcgggttaggctccggcgcccccacgaccccgaaagggacaaagcggacaagaagatgaatgaatgaatacatgaataataaaaaaaaatgaaaggaaatgaaaaacCAGACGTTACATTTGctaacagttttaaactttaaagtactcattgtacatttttaataattttagtagtaaaaatttaaatgtaaaacttgaataatgaaaaacctttaaacctaaaattttagtttcaacttgtttttctttttcNAACCAGACTTTAAATTTGctaacagttttaaactttaaagtattCATTgtaaattttataattttattagtaaaaatttaaatgtaaaacttgaataatcaaaaaactttaaacctaaaattttagtttcaacttgtgtttttctttttcatttctgtcctTCTGGTTTTAATATTCTCAAAGACTCGTCCCCCACATAAAATTAGGCTAAATAGtaaaaactttgagttttagattttcaactcttgttttttaaatcttcaataATTCATTCAAGCTTACAATGTGTACATTTgagttcaaaaaatgttttcacattttcacaatagtTTCACATACTTTGAGAAAACGTCTCATTTTGACAGTTAACTTTCTCCatagtttaaaacataaaaacatcagtttaccTGAACATGAAACCTCCAGTCTGTCCTCACTATAATAATTATAATCATAACCAAAGACACAGTGATCAGAAAGTGACTTCCAACAGGAGGACTCGATCCTCCACACATCTCTCCGTGTAGAATTGTCTGTGACTTCTTGGAACACAGAAGAACCACAATCCAGCCGTGAACACACTGCAGTTGCTGATTCATGATTCCAGTTTTCCTCTGATTTATAGTCATAAACTGGTCTCCACTCTTTGCTGTAGAACATTTCCAGAACTCCAGCACAGCGGCTGGTCGTTCCCACCAACCTTAAAGAGactggaggaaaacagaaagtgaagtaaaaataaagaagtcatTCTGTTAACAGCACTAAAACTAAAGCTTCTCCTCTACCTGAACAGGTGAGCTCAACAGCTTTACCAGAAGAACAGAACTTCTGAGATGAACTGCTACTTTTACAGTGGAGTAAAGCAGACTCATGACCTTCACAGAGgaactctctgctccactctggaGCCTCTGTTTCTCCATAGACCGCCCCCTGGAGGACTGAAGGAGCCCCACATCCCAGCTCCCTACAGACCACCTCTGCATCCTGCTGGTCAAAGTCATCTTCACACACTATGGACCAGGAGTTGTTAGACTTCACCTCCAGCCTGCCTGAACACCGATTGTCTCCGTTCACCAGCCTGATGGATTCTGTGGATCCAGAGGAGAAGATCAAGatcaaggttttaaaaatgtcttctgaaGTCTTTTGCTAACACCtcatggtgtttctgtgtggagatGTTGTTCTTCTGAACAGTTAAACACTGAAGAGAAAACAGTTGTTACCTGAGCAGGTGATGTTTATCTGGGCAGAGCTTGAAGAATCGTCCACTTCCACACATTCCCTCCACAGAGACATATTCTTCATGCAGTCTGTTTCGATCCACCACACAGGTTTTTTTCCTCTATCTCTTTTGTATGATTCAGAAACAAATGAACCACAGTTCAGCCGATGACAAACAACCTGAAATGACTCTGGGGACCATCTATGATGTAACTGAACTGGTCTCCATTCTTGGTGGTGTTTCAAATGAAGTTCACCAGAGCAACGACTGGCTCCTCCTACCAACATCACCTGATCAGGATCTGAACAAACAAGAGTAAAATAAGAGGagagacctaaaaaaaaacactgaacaaaaaaatgtaataaaataaaaatacagaaactaaACCTGCAGATCTACCTGAACAGGTGATCTCCACAGCTTTACCAGGAGGACAGGTCCATCTTGTGAGCTGTGAACTTCTACATTTCAGGAGAGCAGACTCATGACCTTCACAGAGGAAgtctctgctccactctggtGCCTCTGTTTCTCCATAGAGCGCCCCCTGGAGGCCTGATGGAGCCCCACAGTCCAGCTCCCTACAGACCACCTCTGCATCCTGCTGGTCAAAGTCATCTTCACACACTATGGACCAGGAGGTGTTAGACTTCACCTCCAGCCTGCCTGAACACTGATTGTCTCCGTTCACCAGCCTGATGGATTCTGTGGATCCAAAGGAGAAGATCAAGACAGATGCTGGACTGTTCTGGATCCAATCAGAACAGTTTTCATTTCCACAAACTACTTCTGCATTTCTATGGGAGGTTCCCGCTCTGTCTGTTTGTTGATGGTTTTTGGATGTTACTCCCCCATGAGTCAGAAATGAGAATCTGAACATTTCAGTGGATCTTCTGCTGTTCTGGAGCCAGGTCACATGGACAGCAGTGTCAGAACAGCCTCAGACCCATTGAGATGAATGGAGAACTGCTCCAAAAGGCTGTTCTCAGTTGGGCAGAACATTCTGACTGATGGGTTGTTGTGGGTTCAGGACTCACACAAAGACCATCTGAGGGAttctttacaaatgtgtttACAGACTCAGAGAGAGAAGACTGGAACCACATTGTTCTGTTGGATCAAAGAGACTGTTCTAACCTGGAGAAAGACATTGAAAGAACCATCAATGTTTTTACCTGAACAGGTGATCTCAGTAAAATCCATCTCA
This is a stretch of genomic DNA from Oryzias melastigma strain HK-1 unplaced genomic scaffold, ASM292280v2 sc00608, whole genome shotgun sequence. It encodes these proteins:
- the LOC112138461 gene encoding scavenger receptor cysteine-rich type 1 protein M130 (The sequence of the model RefSeq protein was modified relative to this genomic sequence to represent the inferred CDS: added 35 bases not found in genome assembly) → MKFAESVCKLMDCGSPITVRRRRQDSREDVWGLYSSCDGSNLTECRKYLMTEMDFTEITCSESIRLVNGDNQCSGRLEVKSNTSWSIVCEDDFDQQDAEVVCRELDCGAPSGLQGALYGETEAPEWSRDFLCEGHESALLKCRSSQLTRWTCPPGKAVEITCSDPDQVMLVGGASRCSGELHLKHHQEWRPVQLHHRWSPESFQVVCHRLNCGSFVSESYKRDRGKKPVWWIETDCMKNMSLWRECVEVDDSSSSAQINITCSESIRLVNGDNRCSGRLEVKSNNSWSIVCEDDFDQQDAEVVCRELGCGAPSVLQGAVYGETEAPEWSREFLCEGHESALLHCKSSSSSQKFCSSGKAVELTCSVSLRLVGTTSRCAGVLEMFYSKEWRPVYDYKSEENWNHESATAVCSRLDCGSSVFQEVTDNSTRRDVWRIESSCWKSLSDHCVFGYDYNYYSEDRLEVSCSDSLESPNISVSSSSGVSKARNQGLQVFFGTSFSIICSSHHLYQGGIFQLIFNNSTTTLNNTLPAVNNSALFSFLEASHAHQGDYICVHHVHINSQNLTLQSQQLSLTVLVSVSLTEFIIRHVVVLLIMVVSTSALYVYFKTKSRRMQEPKRNRPVDDGPALRPRERRRRPLVVEEQETN